A region of Sparus aurata chromosome 8, fSpaAur1.1, whole genome shotgun sequence DNA encodes the following proteins:
- the LOC115586248 gene encoding E3 ubiquitin-protein ligase TRIM21-like, which yields MSAASCLLTEDQFLCSICLDVFTEPVSTPCGHNFCKTCIIQHRPKLQVNTFMSEMAAQFRQSAQQKASSSSSEQQVSKPGEVPCDDCMGTQLKALKSCLVCLASYCETHLEPHLTKSGLKRHQLIDPVENLEDRMCTKHDKLLELFCKTDQTCVCMLCTVLDHKTHDVVPLTEEYEGKKAELGKTDAEIQQMIQKRRLKIEEMKRSVELSKKDADREIAAGVQVFSALKESVERSQAELIDTIKEKQRETEKQAEGFIKELEQEISELEKRSSEVEQLSQSEDHLHLLQSFPSLNTAPPTKNWTGVSVHPPSYVPTVVRAVNQLEETLSIQMKKLLEAELKRVQQYAVDVTLDPDTAHPKLILSDDGKQVKHGDVKKKLPDNPERFDSCVCVLSKQSFSSGSFYFEVQVKEKTDWDLGVARESINRKGQITLTPQDGYWTICLRNKNEYKAASDPSVSLSLECRPEKVGVFVDYEEGLVSFYDVDAAALIYSFTGCYLTQKLYPFFCPCVNYKGKNSAPLIISPVNHTE from the coding sequence atgtctgctgccagctgtctgctgactgaagatcagtttctgtgctccatctgtctggatgtgttcactgagcCAGTCAGcacaccatgtggacacaacttctgtaaaacctgcatcatTCAACACAGACCAAAGCTGCAGGTCAATACTTTCATGtctgagatggctgctcagttcagacagtcagctcaacagaaagccagcagcagcagctcagagcaacaagtttccaaaccaggagaagttccctgtgacgaCTGCATGGGAACCcaactgaaggccctgaagtcctgcctggtgtgtctggcctcctactgtgagactcacctggagcctcatctgacaaagtcaggcctgaaaagacatcagctgatcgaccctgtggagaacctggaagacaggatgtgtacgaagcacgataaactgctggagctgttctgtaagaccgaccagacgtgtgtctgcatgctctgcactgttttagaccacaagacacatgatgttgttcctctgacagaagaatatgaaggaaagaaggccgagctggggaagacagacgctgaaattcagcagatgatccagaagagacgactgaagattgaggagatgaagcgctcagtggagctcagtaagaaagatgcagacagagagatagcagctggtgttcaggtcttcagcgctctgaaggagtctgttgagagaagccaggccgagctcatcgacaccatcaaagagaagcagagagagacagagaaacaggctgaaggcttcatcaaagagctggaacaggaaatctctgagctggagaagagaagctctgaggtggagcagctctcacagtctgaagaccacctccacctcctccaaagcttcccatcactgaacactgctccacccaccaagaactggacaggagtcagcgtcCATCCACCTTCATATGTGCCGACcgtggtgagagctgtgaatcagctggaggagacgctcagtatacagatgaagaagctgcttgaggccgagctgaagagggtccagcagtatgcagtggatgtgacactcgatcctgatacagcacatcccaaactcatcctgtctgatgatggaaaacaagttaaacatggTGATGTAAAGAAGAAACTCCCAGACAATCCAGAGAGATTTGAtagctgtgtctgtgtcttatcaaagcagagtttctcttcaggaagTTTTTATTTTGAGGTTCAGGTTAAAGAGAAGACTGActgggatttaggagtggccagagagtcgatcaacaggaagggacAGATCACACTGACGCCTCAGGATGGTTACTGGACGATATGTTTaaggaataaaaatgagtaCAAAGCTGCTTCTGACCCttcagtcagtctctctctggagtgtcggcctgagaaggtgggggtgtttgtggattatgaggagggtctggtctccttttatgacgttgatgctgcagctcttatctactcctttactggctgctacctcactcagaaactctacccATTCTTCTGTCCATGTGTTAATTATAAAggtaaaaactctgctcctctgatcatctctcctgtcaatcacacagagtag
- the LOC115587276 gene encoding E3 ubiquitin-protein ligase TRIM21-like has protein sequence DPDTAHPNLILSDDGKQVKHGDVRKKLLDSPERFDPCPCVLAKQSFSSGRFYYEVQVKEKTEWDLGVARESINRKGNIKLSPQNGYWTIWLRNKNEYRALAGPPVIFTLECQPEKVGVFVDYEEGLVSFYDVDAAALIYSFTGCCFTQKLYPFFNPCNNDGGENSAPLVISGVNHTE, from the coding sequence gatcctgatacagcacatcccaacctcatcctgtctgatgatggaaaacaagttaaacatggTGATGTAAGGAAGAAACTCCTAGACAGCCCAGAGAGGTTTGATCCCTGTCCCTGTGTcttagcaaagcagagtttttcttcaggaagattttattatgaggttcaGGTTAAAGAAAAGACTGAgtgggatttaggagtggccagagagtcgatcaacaggaagggaaacatcaaactgtctcctcagaatggttactggacgatatggctgaggaataaaaatgagtACAGAGCTCTTGCTGGCCCTCCAGTCATATTTACTCTGGAGTGTcagcctgagaaggtgggggtgtttgtggattatgaggagggtctggtctccttttatgacgttgatgctgcagctcttatctactcctttactggctgctgcttcactcagaaactctacccATTCTTCAATCCATGTAATAATGATGGTGGtgaaaactctgctcctctggtCATCTCTGGTGTCAATCACACAgagtag